One segment of Pseudomonas sp. FP2196 DNA contains the following:
- a CDS encoding lytic murein transglycosylase, whose product MPFCLSHRWPVRQLVAATSFILLVACAEKPTAADAQPLQAAPVATAPAIIPPVVPSADPLDLQPTQTFAEWQAGFRKDALAAGIRADLFDRAFANISFDASVIRADRSQPEFSRPVWEYLDGALSPLRVRKGQALINQYADILQSIEQRYGVDRQALVSVWGMESNFGQFQGSKSVINSLATLAYEGRRPGFAHAQLIAALQILQQGDISPEKMLGSWAGAMGQTQFIPTTYNTHAVDFDGDGRRDIWGSPADALASTAHYLQSSGWQRGQPWGFEVQLPSSFNYTLADGAIRKSVAEWRQLGVTLPNGGQVPAGSEQLSAALLLPAGYRGPAFLILDNFRAILKYNNSSSYALAVSLLSERFDGGGLINGTWPKDDLPLSRTERIELQTLLSARNYDAGAADGIIGANTRKAIRSAQQSFGWPADGYPTHKLLESLRTR is encoded by the coding sequence ATGCCCTTTTGTCTTTCCCATCGTTGGCCTGTTCGCCAATTGGTTGCTGCCACAAGTTTCATTCTGCTTGTTGCCTGTGCGGAAAAACCTACCGCCGCCGACGCGCAACCTCTTCAAGCAGCCCCTGTCGCCACGGCCCCAGCGATCATTCCGCCGGTAGTGCCGTCCGCCGACCCTCTCGATCTCCAGCCGACCCAGACCTTTGCCGAATGGCAGGCCGGTTTCCGCAAAGATGCCCTCGCCGCTGGCATTCGCGCTGATCTGTTCGATCGGGCGTTTGCCAATATCAGCTTCGACGCCAGCGTGATTCGTGCCGATCGCAGCCAGCCAGAGTTCTCCCGCCCGGTCTGGGAATACCTCGATGGCGCGCTATCGCCGCTGCGAGTACGCAAAGGCCAGGCGCTGATCAACCAGTACGCCGACATTCTGCAAAGCATCGAACAGCGTTATGGCGTTGATCGTCAGGCACTGGTGTCGGTGTGGGGTATGGAAAGTAACTTCGGTCAATTCCAGGGCAGCAAATCGGTGATCAACTCACTGGCCACCCTCGCCTACGAAGGCCGCCGTCCGGGTTTTGCCCATGCTCAACTGATCGCCGCGCTACAAATTCTGCAACAGGGCGACATCTCCCCGGAGAAGATGCTCGGCTCCTGGGCTGGCGCCATGGGTCAGACTCAGTTCATCCCGACGACTTACAACACCCACGCTGTGGATTTCGACGGTGACGGTCGCCGCGACATCTGGGGCAGTCCGGCCGATGCCCTGGCCTCGACTGCACACTACCTGCAAAGCTCCGGCTGGCAGCGCGGCCAGCCGTGGGGTTTTGAAGTGCAACTGCCGAGCAGCTTCAACTACACGCTGGCAGATGGCGCGATTCGCAAGAGCGTTGCCGAATGGCGTCAGTTGGGGGTGACCCTGCCCAATGGCGGTCAAGTGCCCGCCGGCTCCGAACAGCTGTCTGCCGCCCTGCTGCTGCCGGCCGGTTATCGTGGCCCGGCGTTCCTGATCCTTGACAACTTCCGAGCGATCCTCAAGTACAACAACTCTTCGTCGTACGCTTTGGCCGTGAGTTTGTTGTCCGAGCGCTTCGATGGCGGTGGTCTGATCAACGGCACCTGGCCGAAAGATGATTTGCCGCTGAGCCGCACCGAGCGAATCGAATTGCAAACCTTGCTGAGTGCCCGCAACTACGATGCCGGCGCGGCGGACGGGATTATCGGCGCGAATACGCGCAAGGCGATCCGCAGTGCTCAGCAGTCTTTTGGCTGGCCAGCGGACGGGTATCCGACGCACAAGCTGCTCGAGAGCCTGCGTACCCGGTAA
- the holA gene encoding DNA polymerase III subunit delta — MKLAPAQLGKHLQGALAPVYIISGDDPLLCQEAADAIRSAARQQGFDERQVFAADASFDWGTLLQAGASMSLFAEKRLLELRLPSGKPGDKGAAAFIEYCSRPAEDTVLLISLPKLDGSAQKTKWGKALVEGQQTQFIQIWPVDANQLPSWIRQRLSQAGLSASQDAVELIAARVEGNLLAAAQEIEKLKLMAEGGQITVETVQAAVADSARFDVFGLTDAVLNGEPAHALRMLEGLRGEGVEPPVILWALARELRLLANISLQYSQGTPLDKCFSQAKPPVWDKRKPLMSKALQRYSAQRWAQLLLEAQRIDAQIKGQAAGSPWMSLSRLALLMSGQRLSLPAE, encoded by the coding sequence ATGAAGCTCGCTCCCGCGCAACTCGGCAAACACCTGCAAGGCGCCCTTGCGCCGGTCTACATCATCAGCGGCGATGACCCGCTGCTGTGTCAGGAAGCCGCCGACGCCATCCGCAGTGCTGCGCGCCAGCAAGGTTTTGATGAACGCCAGGTCTTCGCCGCCGACGCCAGTTTCGATTGGGGCACGTTGTTGCAGGCCGGCGCCAGCATGTCGTTGTTCGCCGAAAAGCGCCTGCTGGAACTGCGCCTGCCCTCGGGCAAGCCCGGTGACAAAGGCGCCGCTGCATTCATCGAATATTGCTCGCGTCCCGCCGAAGACACCGTGCTGCTGATCAGCCTGCCCAAGCTTGATGGCAGTGCGCAGAAGACCAAATGGGGCAAGGCGCTGGTTGAAGGCCAGCAAACCCAGTTCATCCAGATCTGGCCGGTGGATGCCAATCAACTGCCAAGCTGGATTCGTCAGCGCTTGTCTCAGGCCGGGTTGTCGGCCAGCCAGGACGCCGTCGAACTGATTGCCGCGCGCGTCGAGGGCAACCTGCTCGCCGCTGCGCAAGAAATCGAAAAGCTCAAGCTGATGGCCGAAGGCGGACAGATAACCGTCGAAACCGTGCAGGCCGCGGTGGCGGACAGTGCACGCTTCGATGTATTTGGCCTGACCGATGCCGTGCTCAACGGCGAACCGGCTCATGCCCTGCGCATGCTCGAAGGGCTGCGCGGTGAAGGTGTCGAACCGCCGGTGATTCTCTGGGCCCTGGCGAGGGAGTTGCGCCTGCTGGCCAATATCTCGCTGCAGTACAGTCAGGGCACGCCGCTGGACAAGTGCTTCAGCCAAGCCAAACCGCCGGTCTGGGACAAGCGCAAGCCGCTGATGAGCAAAGCCCTGCAACGCTACTCGGCGCAACGCTGGGCGCAGTTGTTGCTCGAAGCCCAGCGCATTGATGCGCAGATCAAAGGCCAGGCAGCCGGGTCGCCGTGGATGAGCTTGAGCCGCTTGGCTTTGTTGATGTCCGGCCAGCGCCTTTCACTGCCTGCTGAATAA
- the arfA gene encoding alternative ribosome rescue factor ArfA gives MSKKPSKHGPNKAKSIIAQPLFRSRQERPTKGKGSYRREAFQSDSWEASYFLAA, from the coding sequence ATGAGCAAAAAGCCATCGAAACATGGCCCGAACAAGGCCAAATCCATCATTGCCCAACCTCTGTTCCGCAGCCGCCAGGAACGACCAACCAAGGGTAAAGGCAGCTACCGCCGCGAAGCCTTCCAGTCTGACAGCTGGGAGGCTTCTTACTTTCTGGCTGCCTGA